One genomic region from Phragmites australis chromosome 1, lpPhrAust1.1, whole genome shotgun sequence encodes:
- the LOC133905406 gene encoding DExH-box ATP-dependent RNA helicase DExH3-like isoform X2, translated as MLLRNDDEQEIISRERKDRRDFEQLAQLADRMGLYSRQYSRIVVFSKVPLPNYRSDLDDKRPQREVSIPAGLQREVDALLADYRARKRMNSGSFTNAAFSRSSSTDSFATDEGFFEQQDNQTSTNAVMERIQRRKSLQLRNQQAAWQESSEGQSMMEFRHSLPSYKERETLLEAVSQNQVVVVSGETGCGKTTQLPQYILESEIDAARGASCSIICTQPRRISAISVSERVAAERGEKIGESVGYKVRLEGMKGRDTRLLFCTTGVLLRRLLVDRSLKGVTHVIVDEIHERGMNEDFLLIVLKDLLPRRPELRLILMSATLNAELFSSYFGGAPMIHIPGFTYPVRTHFLEDILESTGHRLTPYNQIDDYGQEKSWKMQKQALRKRKSQIASVVDDAVEAADLRNYSSQTRDSLSCWNPDSIGFNLIENVLCHICQKERPGAVLLFMTGWDDINALKEQLQANPLLGDPSKVLLLACHGSMASSEQKLIFEKPEPGVRKIVIATNLAETSITINDVVFVVDCGKAKETSYDALNNTPCLLPTWISKASARQRRGRAGRVQPGECYHLYPRCVYDAFADYQLPELLRTPLQSLCLQIKSLRLGSISEFLSRALQSPESLSVQNAIEYLKVIGAFDQNEELTILGKHLSMLPVEPKLGKMLILGAIFNCLDPILTIVSGLSVRDPFLTPFDKKDLAESAKLQFSCRDYSDHLALVRAYEGWREAERDRAGYDYCWKKFLSMQTLKAIDSLRRQFLYLLKDTGLVDENMTLCNKWSRDENLVRAVICAGLYPGVSSVVNKEKSISLKTMEDGQVMLYSSSVNGKEAKIPFPWLVFNEKVKVNSVFLRDSTAISDSILLLFGGNIQQGGLDGHLKMLGGYLEFFMNRDLASTYLSLKSELENLIHCKLQNPRMDIHTSEELLSAIRLLVTEDPCSGRFVYGRQEPRLKKAKTMLSSASMSTGGGHGGENPKNQLQTLLTRAGHDNPSYKTKQIKNSLFRSTVEFNGMQFVGQPCANKKLAEKDTAGEALNWLMGDGVGAPTDSRDARDLDHMSTLLKPPRRRRHSHRRS; from the exons ATGCTTCTCCGGAATGATGATGAGCAAGAGATTATCTCAAGGGAAAGAAAGGATAGGCGAGATTTTGAACAACTTGCCCAACTGGCTGATCGAATGGGCTTATACAG CCGTCAGTATTCTAGGATTGTTGTGTTTAGTAAGGTTCCATTGCCTAATTATAGATCAGATCTTGATGACAAAAGACCTCAGAGAGAG GTATCTATACCTGCTGGCTTGCAAAGAGAAGTTGATGCATTGCTTGCAGATTATCGTGCACGAAAGAGAATGAACAGTGGGAGCTTTACTAATGCAGCCTTCTCAAGGTCAAGCAGCACAGACAGTTTTGCAACTGATGAAGGCTTTTTTGAGCAGCAAGATAATCAGACTTCAACTAATGCTGTTATGGAGAGAATTCAAAGAAGGAAAAGCCTACAGTTGCGCAACCAGCAGGCTGCTTGGCAG GAATCAAGTGAAGGTCAAAGCATGATGGAGTTTCGCCACAGTCTTCCTTCTTATAAAGAAAGAGAAACATTATTGGAAGCTGTATCTCAGAACCAG GTTGTTGTAGTTTCAGGTGAAACAGGCTGCGGCAAGACAACACAGCTACCGCAATACATTTTAGAATCTGAAATAGATGCTGCTCGTGGTGCTAGTTGCAGTATTATTTGCACTCAACCAAGGCGAATATCAGCTATCTCTGTTTCCGAAAGAGTTGCTGCTGAAAGAGGCGAAAAAATCGGTGAATCG GTTGGGTACAAAGTTCGATTGGAAGGGATGAAAGGAAGGGATACACGCCTTCTTTTCTGCACCACTGGGGTCCTGTTGCGGAGATTGCTGGTGGATAGAAGCCTGAAAGGTGTTACCCATGTTATTGTTGATGAAATCCATGAGCGGGGCATGAATGAAG ATTTCCTACTTATTGTcctcaaggatcttcttccacGCCGTCCCGAGCTAAGGCTTATATTGATGAGTGCAACTCTTAATGCTGAGCTGTTCTCTTCATACTTTGGTGGAGCACCCATGATACATATACCT GGTTTTACATATCCTGTCCGGACTCATTTTCTAGAAGATATCCTTGAATCTACTGGTCACCGATTGACTCCGTACAACCAAATTGATGACTATGGTCAAGAAAAAAGTTGGAAGATGCAAAAGCAAGCTTtaaggaagaggaagagtcaAATTGCTTCTGTTGTGGAC GATGCAGTTGAAGCTGCTGATTTGAGGAACTATAGTTCACAAACTCGTGACTCGCTATCCTGTTGGAATCCTGATTCAATTGGTTTCAATTTAATTGAAAATGTATTATGCCATATTTGTCAAAAGGAAAGACCTGGTGCTGTTCTTTTATTTATGACTGGGTGGGATGACATTAATGCACTAAAAGAGCAGCTGCAAGCAAACCCGCTGCTTGGAGATCCTAGCAAAGTTTTGCTGCTCGCATGTCATGGTTCAATGGCTAGCTCAGAGCAG AAACTAATATTTGAGAAGCCTGAGCCTGGAGTAAGGAAAATAGTTATTGCCACTAATTTGGCTGAAACCAGTATTACTATCAATGATGTAGTGTTTGTTGTTGACTGTGGAAAAGCAAAAGAGACTTCTTATGATGCACTGAATAATACTCCCTGTTTACTTCCAACCTGGATCTCCAAGGCTTCGGCCAGACAA AGACGGGGAAGAGCTGGCCGAGTCCAACCAGGGGAGTGCTACCATCTTTACCCACGATGTGTATATGATGCATTTGCTGACTACCAGTTACCAGAACTTCTGAGAACTCCTCTCCAATCCCTCTGTTTGCAAATAAAAAGCCTGAGGCTGGGAAGTATATCAGAATTTTTATCCAGAGCTTTGCAGTCACCAGAGTCTCTATCG GTACAAAATGCCATTGAATATCTCAAAGTCATTGGAGCATTTGATCAAAATGAAGAGTTGACAATTCTAG GAAAGCACTTGTCTATGCTTCCAGTTGAGCCTAAGTTAGGCAAGATGCTTATTTTGGGGGCTATTTTTAATTGTTTGGATCCCATATTAACCATTGTTTCTGGACTTAGTGTGAGAGATCCATTTTTGACTCCATTCGACAAGAAGGAT CTTGCAGAATCAGCTAAGTTACAGTTTTCATGCCGAGACTACAGTGATCATCTTGCACTTGTTCGTGCATACGAGGGATGGAGAGAGGCTGAAAGAGATCGTGCTGGCTATGACTACTGCTGGAAAAAATTTCTTTCCATGCAAACCTTGAAAGCCATAGATTCCCTTCGGAGGCAGTTTCTCTATCTTCTGAAGGATACTGGTTTGGTTGATGAAAACATGACTTTGTGCAATAAATGGAGTCGTGATGAAAATCTAGTTCGGGCAGTAATTTGTGCAGGGCTATATCCAGGTGTTTCGTCTGTTGTG AACAAGGAGAAATCAATTTCTCTCAAGACAATGGAAGATGGACAGGTCATGCTTTATTCG AGTTCAGTTAATGGTAAAGAAGCTAAGATTCCATTCCCCTGGCTAGTGTTCAATGAGAAGGTGAAGGTGAATTCTGTTTTTCTCCGGGATTCAACTGCTATATCTGATTCTATATTATTGCTCTTCGGAGGCAACATACAACAAGGGGGCCTG GACGGACACTTGAAAATGCTTGGAGGTTATCTGGAGTTCTTCATGAATCGTGATCTTGCATCGACTTATTTGAGCCTCAAGAGTGAACTTGAGAATTTAATCCATTGCAAG CTCCAAAACCCGAGGATGGACATTCATACCAGTGAAGAGCTGTTATCAGCCATCCGTTTGCTGGTCACAGAGGACCCATGCAGTGGTCGCTTTGTCTATGGACGACAGGAGCCAAGATTGAAGAAAGCAAAGACAATGCTCTCATCAGCCTCCATGAGCACCGGAGGTGGGCACGGAGGGGAGAATCCCAAGAATCAACTCCAGACCCTTCTAACCCGGGCTGGCCATGACAATCCGTCCTACAAGACgaagcaaatcaagaacagcCTCTTCAGGTCTACAGTTGAGTTCAACGGCATGCAGTTCGTCGGGCAGCCGTGCGCCAACAAGAAGCTCGCGGAGAAGGACACAGCGGGAGAGGCGTTGAACTGGCTCATGGGAGATGGCGTAGGAGCGCCCACTGACTCGAGGGATGCCCGAGACTTGGATCACATGTCTACGCTGCTGAAACCGCCACGCAGGAGGCGGCATAGCCATCGTCGGAGTTGA
- the LOC133905406 gene encoding DExH-box ATP-dependent RNA helicase DExH3-like isoform X1: MLLASVLRGRVRFLRQPRPLIMPSPFFLSRNPNPSPSTTSPYLSSPPASAAMSTSGVYVPPMRRLRSVIASTNGSLAPPPSAVAQTQQTARTPEWRKDGRSLSPPSPPQARRRETPPLPRPPQPEHFRQQSAGYARYAYDDFSEDDSDREMDRTSVSSKGASTLDNVNEWKWKLHMLLRNDDEQEIISRERKDRRDFEQLAQLADRMGLYSRQYSRIVVFSKVPLPNYRSDLDDKRPQREVSIPAGLQREVDALLADYRARKRMNSGSFTNAAFSRSSSTDSFATDEGFFEQQDNQTSTNAVMERIQRRKSLQLRNQQAAWQESSEGQSMMEFRHSLPSYKERETLLEAVSQNQVVVVSGETGCGKTTQLPQYILESEIDAARGASCSIICTQPRRISAISVSERVAAERGEKIGESVGYKVRLEGMKGRDTRLLFCTTGVLLRRLLVDRSLKGVTHVIVDEIHERGMNEDFLLIVLKDLLPRRPELRLILMSATLNAELFSSYFGGAPMIHIPGFTYPVRTHFLEDILESTGHRLTPYNQIDDYGQEKSWKMQKQALRKRKSQIASVVDDAVEAADLRNYSSQTRDSLSCWNPDSIGFNLIENVLCHICQKERPGAVLLFMTGWDDINALKEQLQANPLLGDPSKVLLLACHGSMASSEQKLIFEKPEPGVRKIVIATNLAETSITINDVVFVVDCGKAKETSYDALNNTPCLLPTWISKASARQRRGRAGRVQPGECYHLYPRCVYDAFADYQLPELLRTPLQSLCLQIKSLRLGSISEFLSRALQSPESLSVQNAIEYLKVIGAFDQNEELTILGKHLSMLPVEPKLGKMLILGAIFNCLDPILTIVSGLSVRDPFLTPFDKKDLAESAKLQFSCRDYSDHLALVRAYEGWREAERDRAGYDYCWKKFLSMQTLKAIDSLRRQFLYLLKDTGLVDENMTLCNKWSRDENLVRAVICAGLYPGVSSVVNKEKSISLKTMEDGQVMLYSSSVNGKEAKIPFPWLVFNEKVKVNSVFLRDSTAISDSILLLFGGNIQQGGLDGHLKMLGGYLEFFMNRDLASTYLSLKSELENLIHCKLQNPRMDIHTSEELLSAIRLLVTEDPCSGRFVYGRQEPRLKKAKTMLSSASMSTGGGHGGENPKNQLQTLLTRAGHDNPSYKTKQIKNSLFRSTVEFNGMQFVGQPCANKKLAEKDTAGEALNWLMGDGVGAPTDSRDARDLDHMSTLLKPPRRRRHSHRRS, translated from the exons ATGCTCCTGGCCTCCGTCCTGCGGGGTCGCGTCCGCTTCCTCCGCCAGCCCCGCCCCCTGATCATGCCCTcccctttcttcctctccaGGAACCCTAATCCCAGCCCGAGCACGACTAGCCCCTACCTCTCGTCGCCCCCCGCGTCTGCCGCCATGAGCACCAGCGGGGTCTACGTGCCGCCTATGCGGCGACTACGCTCCGTAATCGCGTCCACCAACGGGagcctcgcgccgccgccgtccgctGTGGCGCAGACTCAGCAGACGGCGCGGACGCCGGAATGGCGGAAGGACGGCCGCTCGCTCAGCCCCCCATCGCCGCCTCAGGCACGGCGGCGCGAGACGCCTCCCCTGCCGCGGCCGCCCCAGCCAGAGCATTTCCGGCAGCAGAGTGCTGGGTACGCCCGCTACGCCTATGATGATTTCTCAGAGGATGACTCGGATCGAGAGATGGATCGCACATCCGTTTCGAGCAAG GGTGCATCCACTTTAGATAATGTCAATGAATGGAAATGGAAACTGCACATGCTTCTCCGGAATGATGATGAGCAAGAGATTATCTCAAGGGAAAGAAAGGATAGGCGAGATTTTGAACAACTTGCCCAACTGGCTGATCGAATGGGCTTATACAG CCGTCAGTATTCTAGGATTGTTGTGTTTAGTAAGGTTCCATTGCCTAATTATAGATCAGATCTTGATGACAAAAGACCTCAGAGAGAG GTATCTATACCTGCTGGCTTGCAAAGAGAAGTTGATGCATTGCTTGCAGATTATCGTGCACGAAAGAGAATGAACAGTGGGAGCTTTACTAATGCAGCCTTCTCAAGGTCAAGCAGCACAGACAGTTTTGCAACTGATGAAGGCTTTTTTGAGCAGCAAGATAATCAGACTTCAACTAATGCTGTTATGGAGAGAATTCAAAGAAGGAAAAGCCTACAGTTGCGCAACCAGCAGGCTGCTTGGCAG GAATCAAGTGAAGGTCAAAGCATGATGGAGTTTCGCCACAGTCTTCCTTCTTATAAAGAAAGAGAAACATTATTGGAAGCTGTATCTCAGAACCAG GTTGTTGTAGTTTCAGGTGAAACAGGCTGCGGCAAGACAACACAGCTACCGCAATACATTTTAGAATCTGAAATAGATGCTGCTCGTGGTGCTAGTTGCAGTATTATTTGCACTCAACCAAGGCGAATATCAGCTATCTCTGTTTCCGAAAGAGTTGCTGCTGAAAGAGGCGAAAAAATCGGTGAATCG GTTGGGTACAAAGTTCGATTGGAAGGGATGAAAGGAAGGGATACACGCCTTCTTTTCTGCACCACTGGGGTCCTGTTGCGGAGATTGCTGGTGGATAGAAGCCTGAAAGGTGTTACCCATGTTATTGTTGATGAAATCCATGAGCGGGGCATGAATGAAG ATTTCCTACTTATTGTcctcaaggatcttcttccacGCCGTCCCGAGCTAAGGCTTATATTGATGAGTGCAACTCTTAATGCTGAGCTGTTCTCTTCATACTTTGGTGGAGCACCCATGATACATATACCT GGTTTTACATATCCTGTCCGGACTCATTTTCTAGAAGATATCCTTGAATCTACTGGTCACCGATTGACTCCGTACAACCAAATTGATGACTATGGTCAAGAAAAAAGTTGGAAGATGCAAAAGCAAGCTTtaaggaagaggaagagtcaAATTGCTTCTGTTGTGGAC GATGCAGTTGAAGCTGCTGATTTGAGGAACTATAGTTCACAAACTCGTGACTCGCTATCCTGTTGGAATCCTGATTCAATTGGTTTCAATTTAATTGAAAATGTATTATGCCATATTTGTCAAAAGGAAAGACCTGGTGCTGTTCTTTTATTTATGACTGGGTGGGATGACATTAATGCACTAAAAGAGCAGCTGCAAGCAAACCCGCTGCTTGGAGATCCTAGCAAAGTTTTGCTGCTCGCATGTCATGGTTCAATGGCTAGCTCAGAGCAG AAACTAATATTTGAGAAGCCTGAGCCTGGAGTAAGGAAAATAGTTATTGCCACTAATTTGGCTGAAACCAGTATTACTATCAATGATGTAGTGTTTGTTGTTGACTGTGGAAAAGCAAAAGAGACTTCTTATGATGCACTGAATAATACTCCCTGTTTACTTCCAACCTGGATCTCCAAGGCTTCGGCCAGACAA AGACGGGGAAGAGCTGGCCGAGTCCAACCAGGGGAGTGCTACCATCTTTACCCACGATGTGTATATGATGCATTTGCTGACTACCAGTTACCAGAACTTCTGAGAACTCCTCTCCAATCCCTCTGTTTGCAAATAAAAAGCCTGAGGCTGGGAAGTATATCAGAATTTTTATCCAGAGCTTTGCAGTCACCAGAGTCTCTATCG GTACAAAATGCCATTGAATATCTCAAAGTCATTGGAGCATTTGATCAAAATGAAGAGTTGACAATTCTAG GAAAGCACTTGTCTATGCTTCCAGTTGAGCCTAAGTTAGGCAAGATGCTTATTTTGGGGGCTATTTTTAATTGTTTGGATCCCATATTAACCATTGTTTCTGGACTTAGTGTGAGAGATCCATTTTTGACTCCATTCGACAAGAAGGAT CTTGCAGAATCAGCTAAGTTACAGTTTTCATGCCGAGACTACAGTGATCATCTTGCACTTGTTCGTGCATACGAGGGATGGAGAGAGGCTGAAAGAGATCGTGCTGGCTATGACTACTGCTGGAAAAAATTTCTTTCCATGCAAACCTTGAAAGCCATAGATTCCCTTCGGAGGCAGTTTCTCTATCTTCTGAAGGATACTGGTTTGGTTGATGAAAACATGACTTTGTGCAATAAATGGAGTCGTGATGAAAATCTAGTTCGGGCAGTAATTTGTGCAGGGCTATATCCAGGTGTTTCGTCTGTTGTG AACAAGGAGAAATCAATTTCTCTCAAGACAATGGAAGATGGACAGGTCATGCTTTATTCG AGTTCAGTTAATGGTAAAGAAGCTAAGATTCCATTCCCCTGGCTAGTGTTCAATGAGAAGGTGAAGGTGAATTCTGTTTTTCTCCGGGATTCAACTGCTATATCTGATTCTATATTATTGCTCTTCGGAGGCAACATACAACAAGGGGGCCTG GACGGACACTTGAAAATGCTTGGAGGTTATCTGGAGTTCTTCATGAATCGTGATCTTGCATCGACTTATTTGAGCCTCAAGAGTGAACTTGAGAATTTAATCCATTGCAAG CTCCAAAACCCGAGGATGGACATTCATACCAGTGAAGAGCTGTTATCAGCCATCCGTTTGCTGGTCACAGAGGACCCATGCAGTGGTCGCTTTGTCTATGGACGACAGGAGCCAAGATTGAAGAAAGCAAAGACAATGCTCTCATCAGCCTCCATGAGCACCGGAGGTGGGCACGGAGGGGAGAATCCCAAGAATCAACTCCAGACCCTTCTAACCCGGGCTGGCCATGACAATCCGTCCTACAAGACgaagcaaatcaagaacagcCTCTTCAGGTCTACAGTTGAGTTCAACGGCATGCAGTTCGTCGGGCAGCCGTGCGCCAACAAGAAGCTCGCGGAGAAGGACACAGCGGGAGAGGCGTTGAACTGGCTCATGGGAGATGGCGTAGGAGCGCCCACTGACTCGAGGGATGCCCGAGACTTGGATCACATGTCTACGCTGCTGAAACCGCCACGCAGGAGGCGGCATAGCCATCGTCGGAGTTGA